ACCGTCGGCGTCGTCTCCCTGGCACCCGCCGCCGTCCGGCCGTACGGGAAGTGGTTCGACGACGTCGTCGACGCCCTGATCGAGGACCTCGCCCAGGCCGGGGTGGAGCCCGCCACAGCCATTGAGAAAGTAGTCGTCGAGCACGACGAGCTGACCCTGTTCGTCACCCGCGAGCACCTGCTGGACGTAGCCCGCCCACTGCGTGATGACCAGGATCTGCGCTTCGAGCTGTGCCTGGGCGTGACCGGCGTGCACTACCCGGGCGACTCCGGGCGCGAGTTGCACGCCTGCTATGAGCTGATCTCCCTGACGCATGGCGCTCGCGCCCTGCGCCTGGAGGTTGCCCTCCCGCAGGATGACCCGCATGTGCCCTCACTCGTGCCGGTCTACCCCGGCAATGACTGGCACGAGCGTGAGGCCTGGGACCTGATGGGCATCGTCTTCGACGGACACCCGAATTTGACGCGCTCGGCCATGCCTGACGACTGGGTCGGGCACCCGCAGCGTAAGGACTACCCGCTTGGCGGCATCCCCGTCGAGTACAAGGGCGCCTCAACCGCCACCGCAGACACCCGGAGGTCGTACCGCTGATGAGCAACATGCACGCCACCGGTCCCGCCACCGACGAACTCGCCGACGACGCCCCCCAGTTCACCGCCAACGGCGGCGACTGGGATGAGATCGCCGCCCAGATCGCCGCCCGCGACGAGACCGACCGACTCCAGCGTGACCGCGTAGTGGTCAATATGGGGCCGATTCACCCCTCCACCCACGGCGTGTTGCGCCTGCTGCTGGAGACGGACGGGGAGACCGTCACCGAGCTTCGCGCCGGCACCGGCTTCCTGCACACCGGTATTGAGAAGAACATGGAGTACCGCACGTGGGTGCAGGGTGCGACCTTCGTGACCCGCATGGACTACGTGGCCCCCTTCTTCCAGGAGGTCGGCTACGCACTGGCGGTGGAGAAGCTGCTGGGCATAACCGATGATGTGCCCGAGAAGGCGACCGTGGCCCGCGTGGTGCTCATGGAGCTCAACCGCATCGCCAGCCACGTGGTGGCCATCGGCTCGGCCGGCAACGAGATGGGCGGCACCACGCTGATGACTATCTCCTTCCGCTGCCGGGAGAACATTCTGCGCGCCTTCGAGATGGCCTCGGGGCTGCGCATGAACCACGCCTATGTGCGTCCCGGCGGCCTGGCCCAGGACCTGCCGGAGGGCTTCACCGACTTCGTCCGTTCGGTCATGCCGAACATCAAGAACGACGTCGGCGAGTTGGAGTCCCTGCTCATGGCCAATCCGATCCTGAAGTCCCGCTTCGTGGGAATCGGTGAGATGAGCCTGGCGGCCGCCATGGCGATGGGGCTGACCGGGCCATGTGTGCGGGCCGCCGGC
This genomic stretch from Actinomyces qiguomingii harbors:
- a CDS encoding NADH-quinone oxidoreductase subunit C, whose translation is MTTNAANAENNAAPDAVAPPTAEAVPEVAGRPVREELRLEVIGTHTGQFGASDAGDTTGYGGTVGVVSLAPAAVRPYGKWFDDVVDALIEDLAQAGVEPATAIEKVVVEHDELTLFVTREHLLDVARPLRDDQDLRFELCLGVTGVHYPGDSGRELHACYELISLTHGARALRLEVALPQDDPHVPSLVPVYPGNDWHEREAWDLMGIVFDGHPNLTRSAMPDDWVGHPQRKDYPLGGIPVEYKGASTATADTRRSYR
- a CDS encoding NADH-quinone oxidoreductase subunit D: MSNMHATGPATDELADDAPQFTANGGDWDEIAAQIAARDETDRLQRDRVVVNMGPIHPSTHGVLRLLLETDGETVTELRAGTGFLHTGIEKNMEYRTWVQGATFVTRMDYVAPFFQEVGYALAVEKLLGITDDVPEKATVARVVLMELNRIASHVVAIGSAGNEMGGTTLMTISFRCRENILRAFEMASGLRMNHAYVRPGGLAQDLPEGFTDFVRSVMPNIKNDVGELESLLMANPILKSRFVGIGEMSLAAAMAMGLTGPCVRAAGYPLDMRKLRPYCGYETYDFEVPVYDNSDCYNRLRVRFDECYQSLKIVSQALDRLDEIAARGDDPSNATMVCDPTIAWPARMAIATDGQGQSLEHVKEIMGSSMESLIHHFKLVTQGFRVPPGQVYQTVEHAKGVLGIQAVSDGGTRPYRVHFRDPSYSNLQSLAMMCEGGMIADVVASLSSIDPVLGGVDR